One region of Streptomyces sp. NBC_00442 genomic DNA includes:
- a CDS encoding DUF6896 domain-containing protein translates to MIEFSATLLQGALVHFSEARDAMRCTFSRETALELVSAVRRDEIPRKGLCVNGCEYFVHGAGYTVVLPSGGQVHIDGDPEGDFFTSYDISFLFESSGGARYGNSDVRAVCEDFVDRGILRRVGVGYSLASPGSKTRSGLS, encoded by the coding sequence GTGATCGAGTTCAGCGCGACCCTCCTTCAGGGGGCCTTGGTGCACTTCTCCGAGGCTCGAGACGCCATGAGGTGTACCTTTTCGAGGGAAACTGCACTCGAACTAGTGTCGGCCGTGCGCCGTGACGAAATTCCCCGAAAAGGTCTATGTGTCAACGGGTGCGAGTATTTTGTTCATGGTGCCGGATATACGGTTGTGCTGCCTTCGGGCGGGCAGGTGCATATTGATGGCGATCCGGAGGGCGACTTCTTCACCTCGTATGACATCTCCTTCCTCTTTGAGAGTTCCGGTGGCGCGCGCTATGGGAATTCTGACGTGAGGGCTGTGTGTGAGGATTTCGTCGATCGGGGTATTCTTCGGAGAGTAGGCGTAGGTTACTCCCTTGCATCGCCAGGGTCGAAAACGAGGTCCGGGTTGTCGTAG
- a CDS encoding polymorphic toxin-type HINT domain-containing protein: MRWSAGRSRIAVVAALSVLFGGLGLPAVEAKEAPPKVWTPPNTPLPDAPPVKGSSLKQRPKPPAAGVKWVPTGAVDTPSGAGTATLPDPPAGDTSGGHTSATPVRVGSLPVWIAPGPNVSHTGKDATGPADDAVHAQLRVEVADGGKAAATGVSGALVSLTDAGKGVAPGRVQVALDVSAWARDAGANWADRARLVELPACALATPQAAGCRTRTPLASGRDASGRLTADVEVPFSMTRAVAKSPLAQAISAPQGVVLAVEPGPSGATGDYKASPLNPSASWQAGANAGNFTYGYTVEVPSAVAGPAPSVSLGYDSSSVDGKTASTNAQASWIGDGWDYHPGSISRTYKSCDDAGVKDSGDECWGGDLLNLSLAGHAGQLVRDDTTCEWHLQGEDGTKVERLTGRANGAWNGEGFKVTTNDGSQFYFGSNHLPGGDGTDTAANSVSTVPVYWPGDADKCLGSDSPAKGSWSQMGWQWNLDYVVDPHQNLITYRYAQENNYYGKGGGQNNGNGTPTLYQRASYPTWIGYGQRLPDQIEAKGKAQPAAQVWFRTEERCLPKDAITCAEAQRTKDNAKYWPDTPLDQNCASTGQCLNLSPTFWTTKRLRRIDTEVLDGTSYRSVDSFALNQSFQDPGDGTSPSLWLDSVQHTGSNGKTPVTLPPVSFQPIEIANRVDGNVARPDGTMASAPSYKRPRIQTITTETGGLINVIYRAPECSRTNKTMPSSEDGNTMACMPVKWYLPGQSYPDPVNDWFNKVVVQSVTEQDPFGTAVSKATNYEYGGGIAWHRNDSELTDAKSRTWDQFRGYATVTALTGDGNLTEAPRTKTVITYMRGMDGDVLANGSKRSVTVDVAPPPKAARVQSLTDDNVLSGFVRDTKTYESDGGDLVGDELTTPWQGPVTATRTQSGGMPAITARTVNTGRVTTYSRLADGSWRTAERTSTYDATLAARPSQVDDKSDVDHPEQRLCTAFTYADGPGGAPTRLAARTLTLSGACDQTPNADNTVADTHAYFDNKPLGQAGATADQTATEVLVSYGSDGKPVYRKNAASTFDAYGRVTSTTDPNRTDGAHPGGAVTRTEFSPATGALPNQVVHTNPLGWKSTTTLDIGRSLPLKQTDENGHVAEQEYDALGRVTAVWEPGAVRSMPTRKFSYAMNGSNAPSTVLSQALTDDAPAYTSSFTIYDGLGRVRQTQASTPSGVDGRLITDALFDSHGWQTKTSSAYYNNESAPSGQLFLPNGGVNPDSKIPAQSLQVYDGLGRTTATVFQSYGVEQWRSTTQYPGADETRSVPAKGGYATASITDGTGQTVALRQYHGNTPVGAYDETTYGHNAQGKELWRKDSTGSEWTFAYDLLGRTVKTTDPDSGTATTVYDDSKNLTTTTDARGKSATTVVDLLGRTTATYEGAAIDPAKQVGAFAYDSKVLGKPSSTTRFVGGAAGSAYVSEVTGYDAGYRPLGTKVTIPAGEKGLAGTYETTNSYDALGHLQTSTLPAMAGLAAETLSYGVDVGGNMTSLGGRIGLARTPYVVDLRYDPYGRAIRTTIGDTGRQVVSTQDYDNATGRVIRSTLDKQNSPAAGVDVNDYTYNPLGQVTSVRDAQDGTASDLQCFTHDYLGRLTQAWTDTGTQVTAPQPSVRGIGGCANSDGPATDGSGKPSVGGPAPYWQQYSFDKLGNRTKLVKKDVTGDTSKDVTVDQAFGAGPNTPSSDPKTGGGTGGPHALMSSTETGPSGAQVTTYTYDATGNTASITSTPGTKTLTWNGEGKLDKITGTGESAGTSYLYDTSGNQLIRRDPGQTTLNLGADQLTLDVASGKLTDVRTYAAPGGLSIVRTTTAGKSTLAYQASDPHGTNGVQINANDLAEARRPTDPFGNDRGTQPTAGSWAGDKGFVGGTKEKTTGFTLLGAREYDPKTARFISPDPIVDADNPQQWNAYAYANNSPVNNSDANGLAIKCDTSQECIGLGQHLAEQAQKQAGETDEEIGAGNSLEEANTAVAKGKQKREELKKTVINIVGDLIGYNDARDCFTKGDVMACLNTALGTVPWGKIFKAVKIGIKIFKVYREINKTYDAIRAAERTAAEAARAFAAAKRAGDEARAAEKVAAKAAEEKAAKETATDAAGTESKAARSEADAETRGAGEGRDAPASCNSFPSGVRVMMADGTTKAIQDIHEGDTVLATDPQTGQTRPETVTATITTPDDKDFTDLTLTDDANPRGPPAKITSTHHHPYWSETRHAWVDAGELHPGEHLRRPDGSALTVTVVRNYEYAVVTHNLTVDQLHTYYVLAGATPVLVHNCNTADPHSLKPTHEIEGNASTKKVKTYRDAMRNGDFDWEQSPISVVTHEDGTQYVVDGHHRLAAARMANVDAVGIRDVTAQLNDGGFLGYKDMDDVVESASTFLGNRLNRRKL; the protein is encoded by the coding sequence GCTCCCGGACCCGCCGGCGGGAGACACGAGCGGCGGCCACACGTCCGCCACACCTGTCAGGGTCGGCAGCCTGCCGGTCTGGATAGCCCCCGGGCCCAACGTGAGCCATACGGGCAAGGACGCAACTGGCCCTGCCGACGACGCGGTTCATGCTCAACTTCGCGTCGAGGTGGCGGACGGCGGGAAGGCCGCGGCCACGGGCGTCAGCGGCGCCCTCGTCTCGCTGACGGACGCCGGTAAGGGGGTCGCGCCCGGCAGGGTCCAGGTCGCTCTGGACGTCTCTGCGTGGGCCAGGGACGCGGGCGCCAACTGGGCCGACCGCGCCCGGCTCGTGGAGCTTCCCGCCTGCGCCCTCGCCACACCGCAGGCCGCCGGATGCCGTACGCGTACGCCGCTGGCGTCCGGGCGGGATGCCTCGGGACGGCTGACGGCCGATGTCGAAGTGCCCTTCAGTATGACGCGGGCGGTGGCCAAGTCGCCGTTGGCTCAAGCGATTTCGGCGCCACAAGGCGTCGTGCTGGCAGTGGAGCCCGGCCCGTCGGGTGCGACGGGCGACTACAAGGCCTCTCCGCTGAACCCGTCCGCCTCCTGGCAGGCCGGTGCGAACGCCGGTAACTTCACCTACGGCTATACGGTCGAGGTACCGTCCGCCGTCGCCGGCCCCGCTCCGAGCGTCTCGCTCGGCTACGACTCCTCGTCGGTGGATGGCAAAACCGCCTCCACCAACGCACAGGCCAGTTGGATCGGCGATGGCTGGGACTACCACCCCGGCTCCATCTCCCGCACGTACAAGAGCTGTGACGACGCAGGCGTCAAGGACTCGGGCGACGAGTGCTGGGGCGGCGACCTGCTCAACCTCTCACTGGCCGGCCACGCCGGTCAGCTCGTGCGGGACGACACGACCTGTGAGTGGCACCTCCAGGGCGAGGACGGCACCAAGGTCGAGCGTCTGACCGGGCGGGCCAACGGCGCCTGGAATGGCGAGGGCTTCAAGGTCACCACCAACGACGGCAGCCAGTTCTACTTCGGCTCGAACCACCTGCCCGGTGGCGACGGCACCGACACTGCTGCCAACTCCGTCTCCACCGTGCCTGTCTACTGGCCCGGCGATGCCGACAAGTGCCTGGGGTCCGACTCTCCGGCCAAGGGCTCCTGGTCACAGATGGGCTGGCAGTGGAACCTCGACTACGTCGTCGATCCCCACCAGAACCTCATCACCTACCGCTACGCGCAGGAGAACAACTACTACGGCAAGGGCGGCGGCCAGAACAACGGCAACGGCACGCCCACGCTCTACCAGCGCGCCAGTTACCCGACCTGGATCGGCTACGGACAGCGCCTGCCGGACCAGATCGAGGCCAAGGGGAAGGCACAGCCCGCCGCCCAGGTGTGGTTCCGTACCGAGGAGCGCTGCCTTCCCAAGGACGCGATCACCTGCGCCGAGGCTCAGCGGACCAAGGACAACGCCAAGTACTGGCCCGACACACCGCTCGACCAGAACTGCGCGAGCACCGGCCAATGCCTCAACCTGTCGCCGACGTTCTGGACCACCAAGCGGCTGAGACGGATCGACACCGAGGTCCTCGACGGAACGTCCTACCGTTCCGTCGACTCCTTCGCCCTCAACCAGTCCTTCCAGGACCCGGGTGACGGCACCTCGCCGTCCTTGTGGCTGGACTCGGTCCAGCACACGGGTTCCAACGGCAAGACGCCCGTCACCCTGCCGCCGGTCTCCTTCCAGCCCATTGAGATCGCCAACCGGGTCGACGGCAACGTGGCTCGCCCCGACGGCACCATGGCCTCGGCTCCCAGCTACAAGCGTCCGCGCATCCAGACCATCACCACCGAGACCGGTGGACTGATCAATGTCATCTACCGGGCACCCGAGTGCTCCCGCACCAACAAGACCATGCCGTCCTCGGAGGACGGCAACACCATGGCGTGCATGCCGGTGAAGTGGTACCTGCCCGGCCAGTCCTACCCAGACCCCGTGAACGACTGGTTCAACAAGGTCGTCGTACAGAGCGTCACCGAGCAGGATCCGTTCGGCACCGCCGTCAGCAAGGCGACGAACTACGAGTACGGCGGCGGCATCGCCTGGCACCGCAACGACTCCGAGCTGACGGACGCCAAATCCCGTACGTGGGACCAGTTCCGCGGGTACGCCACCGTCACAGCTCTCACCGGTGATGGCAACCTGACCGAGGCTCCACGGACCAAGACGGTCATCACCTACATGCGGGGCATGGACGGCGACGTCCTCGCCAATGGCTCCAAGCGCAGCGTCACGGTGGACGTGGCTCCGCCGCCGAAGGCCGCGCGGGTGCAGAGCCTCACCGACGACAACGTGCTGTCCGGATTCGTCCGCGATACCAAGACGTACGAGAGCGATGGTGGTGACCTCGTCGGGGACGAGCTCACCACGCCGTGGCAGGGGCCGGTCACAGCGACCCGTACCCAGTCCGGAGGCATGCCCGCGATCACCGCCCGGACCGTCAACACGGGCAGGGTCACCACGTACTCCAGGCTCGCGGACGGCAGCTGGCGAACGGCCGAGCGCACGTCCACCTATGACGCCACGCTCGCCGCCCGCCCGTCGCAGGTCGACGACAAGAGCGACGTGGACCATCCCGAGCAGCGCCTGTGCACCGCCTTCACCTACGCCGACGGTCCCGGCGGCGCGCCCACGCGCCTCGCCGCGCGCACGCTGACGCTCTCGGGTGCCTGTGACCAGACGCCGAACGCCGACAACACCGTTGCCGATACTCACGCGTACTTCGACAACAAGCCCCTGGGGCAGGCCGGGGCGACCGCGGACCAGACGGCCACCGAGGTCTTGGTGAGCTACGGCTCCGACGGCAAGCCTGTGTACCGCAAGAACGCCGCATCCACTTTTGACGCCTACGGCCGGGTCACCAGTACCACCGACCCGAACAGGACGGACGGTGCCCACCCCGGTGGTGCGGTCACCAGGACCGAGTTCAGCCCGGCCACCGGCGCCCTGCCGAACCAGGTCGTCCACACCAACCCGCTGGGCTGGAAGTCGACCACCACCCTGGACATCGGCCGCTCTCTGCCGCTGAAGCAGACCGACGAGAACGGTCACGTCGCCGAGCAGGAGTACGACGCGCTCGGCCGGGTCACCGCCGTATGGGAGCCGGGCGCGGTCCGGTCGATGCCCACACGCAAATTCTCGTACGCGATGAACGGCAGCAACGCGCCCTCCACCGTGCTCAGTCAGGCGCTGACCGACGACGCTCCCGCCTACACCTCCAGCTTCACGATCTACGACGGGCTCGGCCGGGTCCGTCAGACGCAGGCGTCCACCCCGTCCGGTGTGGACGGGCGTCTGATCACCGACGCGCTCTTCGACTCGCACGGCTGGCAGACCAAGACCAGTTCGGCCTACTACAACAACGAGTCCGCCCCGTCCGGGCAGTTGTTCCTGCCCAACGGCGGAGTCAACCCCGACAGCAAGATCCCCGCCCAGAGCCTTCAGGTCTACGACGGCCTGGGCCGCACCACGGCCACGGTCTTCCAGTCCTACGGCGTTGAGCAGTGGCGCTCCACGACCCAGTACCCCGGTGCCGACGAGACGCGCTCCGTCCCGGCGAAGGGCGGCTACGCCACCGCGTCCATCACCGACGGCACGGGCCAGACGGTGGCATTGCGCCAGTACCACGGCAACACCCCGGTCGGCGCGTACGACGAGACGACCTACGGCCACAATGCGCAGGGCAAGGAACTGTGGCGCAAGGACTCCACCGGCAGCGAGTGGACCTTCGCCTATGACCTCCTCGGGCGCACGGTCAAGACCACGGACCCCGACTCAGGGACCGCCACCACCGTCTACGACGACAGCAAGAACCTCACGACCACCACGGACGCACGCGGTAAGAGCGCCACCACGGTCGTCGACCTGCTGGGCCGCACCACGGCGACCTACGAGGGCGCCGCGATCGACCCCGCCAAACAGGTCGGCGCATTCGCCTACGACAGCAAGGTCCTCGGCAAGCCGTCCTCCACGACCCGGTTCGTCGGTGGCGCCGCCGGGAGTGCGTACGTGTCCGAGGTCACGGGTTACGACGCCGGCTACCGGCCGCTGGGCACCAAGGTTACGATCCCGGCCGGCGAAAAGGGCCTCGCCGGAACCTACGAGACCACCAACTCCTATGACGCGCTGGGCCACTTGCAGACCAGCACGCTGCCAGCCATGGCCGGCCTGGCGGCCGAGACCCTGAGTTATGGGGTCGACGTCGGCGGCAACATGACCAGCCTGGGCGGCCGTATCGGCCTGGCACGCACGCCCTACGTAGTGGACCTGCGCTACGACCCCTACGGGCGCGCCATCCGTACCACGATCGGTGACACCGGCCGCCAGGTCGTCTCCACCCAGGACTACGACAACGCGACCGGCCGCGTCATCCGGTCCACGCTGGACAAGCAGAACTCCCCGGCCGCCGGTGTCGACGTCAACGACTACACCTACAACCCACTCGGCCAGGTCACCTCGGTCCGTGACGCCCAGGACGGTACGGCCTCCGACCTGCAGTGCTTCACCCACGACTACCTCGGCCGCCTCACCCAGGCCTGGACCGACACCGGCACGCAGGTGACCGCCCCGCAGCCCAGCGTGCGCGGCATCGGCGGCTGCGCCAACAGCGACGGCCCCGCGACCGACGGGTCGGGCAAGCCAAGTGTCGGCGGACCGGCCCCGTACTGGCAGCAGTACAGCTTCGACAAGCTCGGCAACCGGACCAAGCTCGTCAAGAAGGACGTCACGGGTGACACATCGAAGGACGTAACGGTCGATCAGGCCTTCGGTGCCGGCCCCAACACTCCGTCCTCGGACCCGAAGACGGGCGGCGGGACAGGCGGGCCGCACGCCTTGATGTCGTCCACCGAAACCGGCCCGTCCGGTGCGCAGGTGACGACCTATACGTACGACGCGACCGGCAACACGGCGTCGATCACCAGCACCCCCGGCACCAAGACCCTTACCTGGAACGGAGAGGGCAAGCTCGACAAAATCACCGGCACGGGTGAGAGCGCGGGCACCAGCTATCTGTACGACACGAGCGGCAACCAGCTCATCCGGCGCGACCCGGGCCAGACCACTCTGAACCTGGGTGCCGACCAGCTCACGCTGGACGTGGCGAGCGGCAAGCTCACCGATGTCCGCACCTACGCGGCCCCCGGTGGCCTGTCCATTGTCCGCACCACGACGGCGGGCAAGTCCACCCTGGCGTACCAGGCATCGGACCCGCACGGCACCAACGGCGTCCAGATCAACGCGAACGATCTCGCCGAGGCGCGCCGCCCCACCGACCCCTTCGGCAACGACCGCGGCACCCAGCCGACGGCCGGCAGTTGGGCCGGCGACAAGGGCTTCGTCGGCGGCACGAAGGAGAAGACGACCGGCTTCACACTCCTCGGGGCACGCGAGTACGACCCGAAGACCGCGCGCTTCATCAGCCCCGACCCGATTGTTGACGCCGACAACCCGCAGCAGTGGAACGCCTACGCGTACGCGAACAACAGTCCGGTCAACAATTCGGATGCCAATGGCTTGGCGATCAAGTGCGACACGTCGCAGGAATGCATCGGTCTCGGACAGCATCTCGCCGAACAGGCGCAGAAGCAGGCCGGTGAGACCGACGAGGAGATCGGCGCCGGGAACTCCCTGGAGGAGGCCAACACCGCAGTCGCCAAGGGGAAGCAGAAGCGCGAAGAGCTGAAGAAGACGGTCATCAACATCGTCGGTGACCTCATCGGCTACAACGACGCCCGCGACTGCTTCACCAAGGGTGACGTCATGGCCTGCCTCAACACCGCGCTCGGGACGGTGCCCTGGGGCAAGATCTTCAAGGCCGTGAAGATCGGCATCAAGATCTTCAAGGTCTACAGGGAGATCAACAAGACCTACGACGCCATCCGGGCCGCCGAACGCACGGCGGCCGAGGCCGCCAGGGCCTTCGCCGCGGCGAAGAGAGCCGGTGATGAGGCGCGAGCCGCCGAGAAGGTCGCGGCCAAGGCGGCCGAGGAGAAAGCCGCCAAGGAGACAGCCACCGACGCGGCAGGAACCGAATCCAAAGCCGCGAGATCCGAAGCCGACGCCGAGACCAGGGGGGCGGGCGAAGGCAGGGACGCTCCCGCGTCGTGCAACAGCTTCCCCTCCGGCGTCCGGGTCATGATGGCCGACGGCACGACCAAGGCGATTCAGGACATCCATGAGGGCGACACGGTCCTGGCGACCGACCCGCAGACCGGCCAAACACGACCTGAAACGGTCACGGCCACCATCACCACGCCGGACGACAAGGACTTCACCGACCTCACCCTGACCGACGACGCCAACCCGCGCGGCCCGCCGGCGAAGATCACCTCCACCCACCACCACCCGTACTGGAGCGAGACCCGCCACGCGTGGGTCGACGCCGGCGAACTCCACCCCGGCGAACACCTCCGCCGGCCCGACGGCTCCGCGCTCACGGTGACGGTGGTGCGGAACTATGAGTACGCGGTCGTCACGCACAACCTGACAGTCGATCAACTGCATACGTACTATGTGCTGGCGGGGGCCACACCGGTACTCGTTCACAACTGCAATACCGCCGACCCGCACTCATTGAAGCCCACTCATGAGATCGAGGGGAATGCATCAACCAAGAAGGTCAAGACCTATCGTGATGCCATGCGTAATGGTGACTTCGACTGGGAGCAGAGTCCGATCTCGGTCGTGACGCACGAAGATGGGACACAGTACGTCGTGGATGGCCACCACAGGCTTGCGGCTGCCCGCATGGCGAATGTCGATGCCGTAGGCATCCGGGACGTAACTGCCCAATTGAACGATGGCGGATTTCTCGGCTACAAGGATATGGATGATGTGGTCGAGTCGGCATCGACGTTCTTGGGGAATCGACTGAACAGGAGAAAGTTGTGA